In one Pseudomonas sp. R84 genomic region, the following are encoded:
- the proC gene encoding pyrroline-5-carboxylate reductase — MSNTRIAFIGAGNMAASLIGGLRAKGLEAAHIRASDPGEETRAKVSAEHGIETFADNAQAIDGVDVIVLAVKPQAMKAVCEAIRPSLKPNQLVVSIAAGITCASMTAWLGEQPIVRCMPNTPALLRQGVSGLYATSEVTAEQRQHAEELLSAVGIALWLKEEQQLDAVTAVSGSGPAYFFLLIEAMTAAGVKLGLPKDIAEQLTLQTALGAAHMAVSSDVDAAELRRRVTSPNGTTEAAIKSFQANGFEALVETALGAAAHRSAEMAEQLGK, encoded by the coding sequence ATGAGCAACACACGTATTGCGTTTATCGGTGCGGGCAACATGGCGGCCAGTTTGATCGGCGGCCTGCGCGCCAAAGGTCTGGAAGCTGCACACATCCGTGCTAGCGATCCAGGCGAAGAAACCCGCGCCAAGGTCAGCGCTGAGCACGGCATCGAAACGTTTGCCGACAACGCTCAAGCCATCGATGGCGTCGACGTGATCGTGCTGGCGGTCAAGCCGCAAGCCATGAAGGCTGTGTGCGAGGCGATTCGCCCGAGCCTGAAACCCAATCAACTGGTGGTGTCGATTGCCGCTGGCATCACTTGCGCGAGCATGACTGCGTGGCTTGGCGAGCAGCCGATCGTGCGCTGCATGCCAAACACCCCGGCGCTGCTGCGCCAAGGCGTCAGCGGTTTGTACGCGACCAGTGAAGTGACCGCCGAGCAACGTCAGCATGCTGAAGAGCTGCTGTCCGCCGTCGGTATCGCCCTGTGGCTGAAAGAAGAACAACAACTGGACGCCGTGACCGCTGTGTCCGGTTCCGGCCCGGCGTACTTCTTCCTGCTGATCGAAGCCATGACCGCTGCTGGCGTCAAACTCGGTCTGCCGAAGGACATCGCTGAACAGCTAACCCTGCAGACCGCGCTGGGCGCCGCGCACATGGCTGTGTCCAGCGATGTTGACGCCGCCGAACTGCGCCGCCGTGTGACCTCGCCAAACGGCACCACGGAAGCTGCAATCAAATCATTCCAGGCCAATGGCTTCGAAGCCTTGGTCGAAACCGCACTCGGCGCCGCCGCGCACCGCTCGGCCGAAATGGCCGAACAACTGGGCAAATAA
- a CDS encoding YggT family protein, with the protein MIGLNTAAVYVLQTLGSLYLLIVLLRFVLQLVRANFYNPLCQFIVKATQPLLKPLRRIIPSLFGLDMSSLVLAILVQLALMALTLLLTYGTTGNPLQLVIWSLIGVTALFLKIFFFALIISVILSWVAPGSHNPGAELVNQICEPALAPFRRFLPNLGGLDLSPIFAFLALKLIDMLVINNLAAMTMMPEILRLLM; encoded by the coding sequence ATGATTGGATTGAACACCGCAGCGGTTTACGTGCTGCAAACCCTCGGCAGTCTGTACCTGCTGATCGTGCTGCTGCGCTTCGTGCTGCAACTGGTACGGGCGAATTTCTACAATCCGCTGTGCCAGTTCATCGTCAAAGCCACCCAGCCACTGCTCAAGCCACTGCGTCGGATCATTCCGAGCCTGTTCGGCCTCGACATGTCGTCGCTGGTTTTGGCGATTCTGGTGCAACTGGCACTGATGGCGCTGACCCTGCTGCTGACTTACGGCACCACCGGTAACCCGCTGCAACTGGTGATCTGGTCGCTGATCGGCGTGACCGCGCTGTTCCTGAAGATCTTCTTCTTCGCCCTGATCATCAGCGTGATTCTGTCGTGGGTTGCACCGGGCAGCCACAATCCGGGCGCTGAGCTGGTCAACCAGATCTGCGAGCCGGCGCTGGCGCCGTTCCGCCGATTTCTGCCGAATCTCGGCGGCCTGGACCTGTCGCCGATCTTCGCCTTCCTCGCGTTGAAGCTGATCGACATGCTGGTGATCAACAATCTGGCGGCAATGACGATGATGCCGGAAATCCTCCGTCTGCTGATGTGA
- a CDS encoding DUF167 domain-containing protein, whose amino-acid sequence MSWFRWDGDDLILECHLQPAARSDDFAGLHGDRLKIRLTAPPVEGKANACLMGFLAKAFGVSKSQVSLLSGELNRQKRVRICSPKKLPDLPGLVGRLS is encoded by the coding sequence GTGAGCTGGTTTCGATGGGACGGTGACGACTTGATCCTCGAGTGTCACCTGCAACCGGCAGCCCGCAGCGATGACTTCGCCGGGCTGCACGGTGATCGTTTGAAAATTCGCCTGACCGCGCCGCCGGTCGAGGGCAAGGCCAATGCTTGTCTGATGGGCTTTCTGGCCAAGGCGTTTGGGGTTTCCAAGAGCCAGGTCAGTTTGCTCAGCGGTGAGTTGAATCGGCAGAAGCGGGTGAGGATTTGCTCGCCGAAGAAGTTGCCGGATTTGCCGGGGTTGGTTGGGCGCTTGTCTTGA
- a CDS encoding homoserine O-acetyltransferase: MPTAFPPDSVGLVTPQTAHFSEPLALACGRSLAAYDLIYETYGTLNAQASNAVLICHALSGHHHAAGYHSVDDRKPGWWDSCIGPGKPIDTNKFFVVSLNNLGGCNGSTGPSSINPETGKPFGADFPVLTVEDWVHSQARLADLLGIGQWAAVIGGSLGGMQALQWTITYPDRVRHCLAIASAPKLSAQNIAFNEVARQAILTDPEFHGGSFQEAGVIPKRGLMLARMVGHITYLSDDSMGEKFGRGLKSEKLNYDFHSVEFQVESYLRYQGEEFSGRFDANTYLLMTKALDYFDPAANFDDNLAKTFENATARFCVMSFTTDWRFSPARSRELVDALMAARKDVSYLEIDAPQGHDAFLIPIPRYLQAFGNYMNRITL; the protein is encoded by the coding sequence ATGCCAACTGCCTTTCCCCCCGATTCTGTTGGTCTGGTGACGCCGCAAACCGCGCATTTCAGCGAACCGCTGGCGCTGGCCTGTGGCCGCTCGCTGGCCGCCTATGACCTGATCTACGAAACCTACGGCACGCTGAACGCGCAAGCGAGCAACGCCGTGCTGATTTGCCACGCCTTGTCCGGCCATCATCACGCTGCCGGTTATCACAGCGTCGACGACCGCAAACCCGGTTGGTGGGACAGCTGCATCGGCCCGGGCAAACCGATCGACACCAACAAGTTCTTCGTGGTCAGCCTGAACAACCTCGGCGGCTGCAATGGCTCTACCGGCCCGAGCAGCATCAACCCGGAAACCGGTAAACCGTTCGGCGCCGACTTCCCGGTGCTCACCGTGGAAGACTGGGTGCACAGCCAGGCGCGTCTCGCCGACCTGCTCGGCATCGGCCAGTGGGCGGCGGTGATTGGCGGCAGCCTCGGCGGCATGCAGGCGCTGCAATGGACGATCACCTATCCAGATCGCGTGCGTCACTGCCTGGCCATCGCCTCGGCACCGAAGCTGTCGGCGCAGAACATTGCCTTCAACGAAGTCGCGCGTCAGGCGATCCTGACCGACCCGGAATTCCACGGCGGTTCGTTCCAGGAAGCCGGCGTAATCCCCAAGCGCGGCCTGATGCTGGCGCGGATGGTCGGGCACATTACTTACCTGTCCGACGATTCGATGGGCGAGAAATTCGGCCGTGGCCTGAAGAGCGAAAAGCTCAACTACGACTTCCACAGCGTCGAATTCCAGGTCGAAAGCTACCTGCGCTATCAGGGCGAAGAATTCTCCGGACGCTTCGACGCCAACACCTATCTGTTGATGACCAAGGCGCTGGATTACTTCGATCCGGCAGCGAACTTCGACGATAACCTGGCGAAAACCTTTGAGAACGCCACGGCCAGGTTCTGCGTAATGTCGTTCACCACCGACTGGCGCTTCTCCCCGGCCCGCTCGCGCGAGCTGGTGGATGCCTTGATGGCGGCGCGCAAAGACGTCAGCTATCTGGAAATCGACGCACCGCAGGGCCACGACGCCTTCCTGATTCCGATCCCGCGCTACTTGCAGGCGTTCGGCAATTACATGAACCGCATCACGCTGTGA